The genome window GAGCTTGCGGAGCTTCGAAGCCAGTTTCGCGAAGCCGATGCTGCTCAGCGGCGCATGGGGCTACTGGAGGCCGCGCTGGAACACGCTCAGGCGCGGGAGCGCGAGGCGGTCACTCGCGCGGCGCTGGCCCGCTTCCCGGCCGCGATGGAGCATGTGGCGGGCGACGAGTTCGAGCAGCTCTGCCGGCTTCGCGACAGCCTTCGTCGGAACGAGGAGGCGCGCCGGGACGCCGAGAAGGCGGCCGAGCACAGCCGGATGCGCATGGCCGAGCTGGCGCTTCCGGATGAGGCGCTGCGGGAGGACCTCGTCCCGGCACTCGAGGAGGACTTCGCGAGGCTGGAAACCGCGCTGCGAGAGGTAGAGCGGGCTTCCGCCGCCCACGCGAGAGCGCTCGCGCGGCGCGATGCCGAGGCGCAGCGCCTCGGAGCATTTGCGGATCCCGAGCGCCTCTCGGCGGTCGATCTCGCCGGGATCTCGAATGTGGCAGAGTTCGCCCGCCGGGTGAACGCGCTGGCCTCGCGGCGGAATGCCCTGGAAAGCCAGCTCCGCCTCCTGAACGGATCGCCCCTCGACCAGGATGCCGCCAGGGTCGACGAAGGAATTCGCCTCCTCCGCTGCTGGCTGCGCGAGCCACCGCCCGCCGCGCCGGAGACCAAGCGAAGCGGGTGGAAGCGGATGGCCGGCGGCGCGGCGGCGGTGGCGCTGGTCGGCGTGGGGGCGATTCTCGCCCTCGGTCTGCACCCCCCTTATCTGGCTATCCTGCTCCTGGGGCTCACCCTGCTGATGGCGATCTTCTGGCCCTCAGCGTCGCCACCCGCCGGGGCGGATGCGCGCGAGGTGCACCGGCGGGAGTACGAGAAGCTCGGTCTCGGTGGACCGGCGAGCTGGGACCCACGGGGGGTAGAGACGCTACTGACGAAGCTCGAGGAGCGTGGCCTCGCCGCGCGACAGGCGGTCATCCAGCAGGCCCGCCGGCGCGAGCTCGAAGAGGATCTTGCGGGGCTCGCCGCGGCCGAGCGGGAAATCGAGGAGGAGCGAGTCCGTATCGTTTCGCGCCTCGGGGTAGTCCCACCCGACACGGCACCGATCGAGCTTGCCTGGATCACGGAAGCGATCTCCCGCTGGCAGGCCGCGCACGCTGAGGTGGTGGCAGAGGAAGGGGTCCTCCGTGCGGCCGAGGAACGCGCCGGGGAGATCGAGGATTCTCTTCGCACCCGCCTCGAGCCGCTCGGCTATCACCCGCTCACGACGGTCGGTGAGCTATCCACTGCCATCCGCGCTCTTCAGGAGCGGCGTCAGACACTCCGGAGCGAAAACGAGAGACTGCGGAACGCGGAGGCCACGCTTCGGCGGCTCGCCGAGGAGCGCCGGACGCGGGAGGAGGAGATCCAGCGTCTGTTCGACTCGCTCGGACTGGAAGCCGGGAGCGACGAGACGGTACGTGTCTGGTGCGAACAGCGTCCGCACTACCGGCAGGCCTACGATGCTCACCGTCGGGCGGAGAGCGTGGTCGAAGCGGCGCGTGTTCGCCTGGAGGGTCTTGGCGTCACCGCGGAGGTGATGTCGCGCCCAGCGCACGAGCTCCGAGCGGAGATCGAGCTGGAGGCGCAGCGTGCGAGCCGGCGTGACCAGTTGGCCAGCGAGATCACCGCTACCGAAACGCTTATCAATGATGCGAAGCGTTCACACAGCGTGGAGGAAGCGCTCGAGCGGGTGCAACGGGCTGAAGAGGACCTGCGGCGGGCGAGGGAGAAGGAGGCTCGATCAGCGATTGCGGAGGCGCTCATCGACGCGCTCGAGCGGGCGACGCGAGACCAGCATCTGCCGGCGGTCTTCCGGCGCGCGCGAGAGCTGTTCTCGCGCATCACCCACGCCCGCTACGAGCTGCGACTGCGTCAGGAGAGAGAGCCTGAATTCACGGCATTCGATCGGATCGATCGGCAGGAACGGCGGCTGGAAGAGCTGTCGAGCGGCACGCGAGTCCAGCTCCTGCTCTCGGTGCGAGTTGCCTTCGTCGAACAGCAGGAGCAGGGCGTGAGGCTCCCCCTGCTGCTCGACGAAGTGCTGGGCAACAGCGACGACGAGCGCGCACGCGCCATCATGGAGGCTGCGGTGGAGCTCGCCCGGGAGGGCCGCCAGATCTTCTACTTCACCGCACAGGGGGACGAGGTGGCGCGCTGGCGAGGCATCGCCAGCGAGGGACTGCTGGCGGGAATCGAGTTCCGGGAGATCGACCTAGCCGAGGTGCGCGGAGCGGAGCGCCGGCTGGTGATCCCGCCAGCGATCCCCTTCTCTCGGCGTCTCCCACCTCACCCCGGCGGCGACGATCATGCCCGCTACGGACGCCGTCTCGGCGTGCCCCGCCTGGATCGGACGCAGGCGGAGGTGACTGCCCTCCACCTCTGGTACCTGCTCGACGATCCGAAGACGCTGCACCGGCTTCTGTCGCTTGGACCCGAGCGCTGGGGTCCGCTGCGGGCCCTGGTGAGGAACGGCGGGCGCGCGCTCGTCGACGAACGACTCGCCCGCGAGTTGGAGGCGAAAGGACGAGTGGCCGAGGCCTTCCTGGAGGCAGTCGGCGTCGGCGTGGGGCGGCGCGTCGATCGGGTCGCGCTGGAAGAATCGGGCGCGGTGGGCACGACCTTCCTCGACCGCGTCGACGACCTGGCTCGAAGCCTGGAGGGGAACGCGGCGCGCATCATGGAAGCCCTCGAAGCCGGCGCCGTGCCCCGTTTTGGCACGAAGCGAAAACAAGCGCTGCGGAGCTTCTTCGAGGAGGGCGGCTACCTGCCGCAGCAGGCGCCGCTGAGTCGCGAAGAAATCCGCCAGTTCGTGCTCTCCCGAGCGGCCGGCGATCTGGCTCGAGGCACGATCACCATCGACCAGCTCGAAGGGCTGCTCGCGCGCCTCTGGCTCGGCATCGAGGGCGGCGACCTGATCAGCAGACCTGAGCCGGCTCGCACGGCGCCCGCCTGATCACCTCACGCGCCTCTCGCCAGGATCGAGAACGGCGAGCGAACCTCCACGCTGAGCCGCCTCACAAGGTGCTCACCTGATCACCTCGTAGGGCTCCAGCTCGGCATCGAGAACGGCGAGCAAACGGCGGCGCCCGACCCGGCTCACAAGCCAAGCATCCCGGGGTGCCCCACCTGCGGAATTCGGACGCCCCGCCTGCGTGAGCCGCCCGCCGCCTACCTCCAGAGGTACTCCGCGAAGTCCAGGAAGCGCATCCAGTCGTACGGCGTGAGATTGTGGGCACCGCGACGGATGTGGTATCCCAGCCGGCCGAAGTGCACCGGCTGCTCCAGCCCTGGCATCTGGTCCTCCCGCACGATCGCATTCCCCCAGAGGGCAAAGACCGGAGAGGCGTGCGCCAGGGAGAGGAACTCTCCGCGAGGGTCCGCCCACAGGTCCTCGTCCGCGCTCGCGACGTAGACCGCGCGGGGTGCCATGAGGGCGATCAACATGTGCTGGTCGACCGGCAAGTTGCTTTCGCGATCGGCGTACTCCGCGAAACGGGGCGCGAACCAGTGTGGGAAGGAGGTGGTGATGCGTTTGACCGTCTCCCCGAAGCGACGGCGGGCGAGCGCCGCGCCGCCTTCTCCCGATTCGTTGGAGATGACCAGCGAAAAGCGAGGATCTTCCGCACCCGCCCAGAGGGCCGCCTTTCCCCCGCGCGAATGGCCGAGCACAGCTACCCGCGTCGCGTCGACGTCCGGATCGGTCTCGAAGTAGTCCATTGCGCGGCTGGCTCCCCATCCCCACGCGGCGAGGGCAGCCCAGGCGTCGGTCTCGCGTTCACCCGCGGCCACCCCCTCGAAGAGCTGCATCACCCCGTTGCGATAGGTCAATGAATCATCCGGTGCGAGCTCGTTGTTCTGGATGGCGGCGATCCCGAATCCTCGGTCGATCACCTCCTCCACCGGCCAGAAGCCGGAGCGCTCCTGTCGGGTCGGGTCGGTGTTGGTGCGCGGCCGATTGTTGAGCAGCAGAAAGACGGGGGTGCGGCCGAGCACGCCGTTGGGAAGGAAGAGAAGGAGCTCGAAGGAGTGATGCCTGTCCTCGACCCGACTGTGGACGGCGATCCGACGCAGGGTCGCCGCCCCATCGAGCGCCTGTCGGTCCACCTCCAGCGTCTCGAACCAGAGGCTGTCGGGCCGCCCCGGCCGACGCCCGTAGACGTTCTCCCGGAAAAGCTCCAGGATCTCCTCGCGCCGAGCCTCCCATTCCTCAGGTTCGGTGATGCGGCTTCCATCCGACTTGCGGAGCGGATCGGGAAGGGTGTACTCCGGCACCGCTTCCTCGTCGTAGATGAACTCACCGCCTGACAGGCTATCCACCAGGGCCGCGTCGGCCCGCCAACCTGACTGGGCGGAAAGAGGGGTCACCATGGCGAGCAGGAGCAGGGGCAGGATCAGCAGCGTGCCAACGTTCATCCCGATCGCATCCAGGGGTCAGTGGGGGAAGGGGCGGTCGCTTCCATCCGCGCGACGTGCAGGGGACGAGCGAAAACCCGCTCAAACAGCTTTCCCTTCTTTTTCAGGGCCCAGAGATCCAACGGGGTCTCGCCCGCCGTCACCACATGGAGATGAACCGCGTCGTCTTGGGCGCGCACAGTCAGCTCCTGCACCTCCTGGCGGTGCTCGCGGTCGAGCGCGTCCCCCACGCGCAGCAGCGCGACCAGCGTGCGCACGCGTCTCCGGTCCTCGTCGGAGAGCCCTCCGTATTCCTTGTGCGAGCGCTTTGGCCGGGATCCGCGGTGGTAGCGTGCGACCAGTGCCGCCAGCTTGATCTCCGCGCGGCTCAGACCCGGCAGTTCGGCATGGCGGATCAGATACCGGGAGTGTTTGTGATGCTTGCGATTCGCGACGAACTTCCCGATGTCGTGGAGGATCGCGGCCGCCAGCAGAATGCGGCGATCCACCTCGCCCAGTCCGTGAAGCGCCTGCAGACAATCATAGAGCCGTAGCGAGAGCCGGGCGACTTGCCGGCCATGAGCCTCGTCGAACTGGTGGCGACGGCCCAAGGCGATCGCACTTTCTTCCAGCTCGTGGGTGAGTGCGGCTTCGCGAGAGGAGTGAGAGCGTAGCTCGTCGAGCAGGTCGAGCATGACCCCTTCCTTCAGACCCACGCCCGGCACCAGGATCGTTTCGGTACCCGCGATGAGCGCCAGCCGCTCGTAGACGATCGCGGCCGGCAGGATGACGTCCGCGCGGTCCTCGCGCAGGTTGAAGCGCGCCATCCGCTCCTGGTAGGAGAGAGGAGCGAGCTGATCGATCAGCTCCACGAGGCGACTGCGGGTAAGCCGCCGTGCGCCCGAGGCGTCAGGGGAAGCTTGGGCCAGCTCGGCGAGCACATCGGCATTTCCGCCCGTTGCGATCAAGGCTTCGACCCTCGTCCCGTGCGGCAAGGTTCCGATCGCCGAACCGGCATACGCCTCGATCAGCGGGCGGAGCTTCTCCGAGGCCGGGCTACCGTTCCCTTCCCCGCCGAGCTCCTCGAGCAAGCGGACCGTACCGAGGGGAAGCGATTCCGTCCAGCGGCGCGAATGTGACTCGGCGAAGGAGAGCTCCAGGCTGCCACCTCCCAGATCGGCGAGCAACCAGCGTCGCCCGGCCAGCGGCAGACGGGCACGGATCGCTCGCCAGACCAACCGTCCCTCCTCCGCGCCG of Longimicrobiaceae bacterium contains these proteins:
- a CDS encoding Ppx/GppA phosphatase family protein, translated to MSSTGAVASVEFPLRLAAIDIGSNALRFAIAEFTAPEAFVLLESRRVPVRLGHAAFRSRRIEPERIDQAVAAVATFRERMDAAGVRHYRAVATSAVRESENGPELIERARKKTGLEVEPITGAEEGRLVWRAIRARLPLAGRRWLLADLGGGSLELSFAESHSRRWTESLPLGTVRLLEELGGEGNGSPASEKLRPLIEAYAGSAIGTLPHGTRVEALIATGGNADVLAELAQASPDASGARRLTRSRLVELIDQLAPLSYQERMARFNLREDRADVILPAAIVYERLALIAGTETILVPGVGLKEGVMLDLLDELRSHSSREAALTHELEESAIALGRRHQFDEAHGRQVARLSLRLYDCLQALHGLGEVDRRILLAAAILHDIGKFVANRKHHKHSRYLIRHAELPGLSRAEIKLAALVARYHRGSRPKRSHKEYGGLSDEDRRRVRTLVALLRVGDALDREHRQEVQELTVRAQDDAVHLHVVTAGETPLDLWALKKKGKLFERVFARPLHVARMEATAPSPTDPWMRSG
- a CDS encoding AAA family ATPase, translated to MSEASLRFEELQVRRAPGFDAEGFRLRELSPGINIIHGPNGSGKSTTARSVARLLWPKSVGESRESLRGRFRLGEEEWIAEVDGSRVRYWRNGVEASAPHLPPGEGHQRYHLSLHDLLRERDSSFAAVIARESAGGFDVRASGAKLEPRAPTSRRNALNEALNRAREEYDAAVARHRELRAKERELAELRSQFREADAAQRRMGLLEAALEHAQAREREAVTRAALARFPAAMEHVAGDEFEQLCRLRDSLRRNEEARRDAEKAAEHSRMRMAELALPDEALREDLVPALEEDFARLETALREVERASAAHARALARRDAEAQRLGAFADPERLSAVDLAGISNVAEFARRVNALASRRNALESQLRLLNGSPLDQDAARVDEGIRLLRCWLREPPPAAPETKRSGWKRMAGGAAAVALVGVGAILALGLHPPYLAILLLGLTLLMAIFWPSASPPAGADAREVHRREYEKLGLGGPASWDPRGVETLLTKLEERGLAARQAVIQQARRRELEEDLAGLAAAEREIEEERVRIVSRLGVVPPDTAPIELAWITEAISRWQAAHAEVVAEEGVLRAAEERAGEIEDSLRTRLEPLGYHPLTTVGELSTAIRALQERRQTLRSENERLRNAEATLRRLAEERRTREEEIQRLFDSLGLEAGSDETVRVWCEQRPHYRQAYDAHRRAESVVEAARVRLEGLGVTAEVMSRPAHELRAEIELEAQRASRRDQLASEITATETLINDAKRSHSVEEALERVQRAEEDLRRAREKEARSAIAEALIDALERATRDQHLPAVFRRARELFSRITHARYELRLRQEREPEFTAFDRIDRQERRLEELSSGTRVQLLLSVRVAFVEQQEQGVRLPLLLDEVLGNSDDERARAIMEAAVELAREGRQIFYFTAQGDEVARWRGIASEGLLAGIEFREIDLAEVRGAERRLVIPPAIPFSRRLPPHPGGDDHARYGRRLGVPRLDRTQAEVTALHLWYLLDDPKTLHRLLSLGPERWGPLRALVRNGGRALVDERLARELEAKGRVAEAFLEAVGVGVGRRVDRVALEESGAVGTTFLDRVDDLARSLEGNAARIMEALEAGAVPRFGTKRKQALRSFFEEGGYLPQQAPLSREEIRQFVLSRAAGDLARGTITIDQLEGLLARLWLGIEGGDLISRPEPARTAPA